A genome region from Plasmodium vinckei vinckei genome assembly, chromosome: PVVCY_07 includes the following:
- a CDS encoding phosphoglucomutase-2, putative, whose translation MYERLFNKGNILQKLKANFNYNKRGFSGGKQNVEVKYIKESKQKYLFLTAAASISLSVGLTYAYENYVLYKWNNKYDYYYNPDLKTVQNKLRERKEGKREKKHVCKHIILVRHGQYERKNRNDENSKKLTKEGCKQADITGKKLKDILSNKNISVIYHSDLIRAKETAEIISKHFPNAKLVNDPNLNEGTPYLPNPIPRSSKFDAEKIKVDNQRINKAYETYFYQPPGDEDEYQLVICHGNVIRYFLCRALQLPLFAWLRFSSYNCGITWLVLDDEGSVILREFGSVSHLPFNSVTYF comes from the coding sequence atgtatgaaCGTTTATTTAACAAAGGgaatatattacaaaaacTTAAAGCCAACTtcaattataataaaagaggATTCAGTGGAGGGAAACAAAATGTGGAAGTAAAGTATATAAAGGAAagtaaacaaaaatatttatttttaacagCTGCAGCATCGATATCATTATCAGTGGGTTTAACTTATgcatatgaaaattatgtattatataaatggaataataaatatgattattattataaccCTGATTTAAAGACTGTACAAAATAAGTTACGTGAAAGAAAAGAAGGGAAacgagaaaaaaaacatgtttgtaaacatattatattagtAAGGCATGGACAatatgaaagaaaaaatcggaatgatgaaaattctaaaaaattaacaaaagaGGGTTGTAAACAGGCAGATATTAcaggaaaaaaattaaaagacaTTTTaagtaacaaaaatataagtgtTATTTATCATTCGGATTTAATACGTGCAAAAGAAACAGCAGAAATTATAAGTAAACATTTTCCAAATGCTAAATTAGTAAATGACccaaatttaaatgaaggAACTCCATATTTACCTAACCCAATACCACGTAGTTCGAAATTTGATGccgaaaaaattaaagttGATAATCaaagaataaataaagcatatgaaacatatttttatcaaccTCCAGGTGATGAAGATGAATATCAATTAGTAATTTGTCATGGTAATGTAATAAGATACTTTTTATGTAGAGCTTTACAATTACCTTTATTTGCATGGCTAAGATTTTCGAGTTATAATTGTGGAATTACATGGCTAGTCTTAGATGATGAAGGCTCAGTCATATTAAGAGAATTTGGATCTGTTTCACATCTTCCTTTCAATAGtgttacatatttttaa
- a CDS encoding 26S protease regulatory subunit 6B, putative — protein MRKIENVSKYLKEEDYYIKLKILKKQLDILNIQEEYIKEEHKNLKRELIRSKNEIKRIQSVPLIIGQFLDIIDNNYGIVSSTAGSNYYVRILSTLNKEDLKPSVSVALHRHSHSIVNILPSESDSSIQLLQVSERPNVKYTDLGGLDTQKQEMREAVELPLKSPELYEKIGIEPPMGILIYGPPGTGKTMLVKAVANETKVTFIGVVGSEFVQKYLGEGPRMVRDVFRLARENSPSIIFIDEVDAIATKRFDAQTGADREVQRILLELLNQMDGFDKSTNVKVIMATNRADTLDPALLRPGRLDRKIEFPLPDRKQKRLIFQTIISKMNVSSDVNIENFVVRTDKISAADIAAIAQESGMQAIRKNRYIITANDFEQGYRTHVRKQLRDYEFYNI, from the exons atgagaaaaatagaaaatgttAGTAAATATCTTAAGGAGGaagattattatataaaattgaaaattctGAAGAAACAACttgatattttaaatattcag gAGGAATATATTAAGGAGGAACacaaaaatttaaagaGGGAATTAATTCgatcaaaaaatgaaataaaaagaatacAAAGTGTGCCACTTATAATAGGGCAATTTTTAGATATCATAGATAATAACTATGGTATAGTTAGTAGTACAGCCGGATCTAATTATTATGTTAGAATATTATCAACATTAAACAAAGAAGATTTAAAACCATCTGTTAGTGTGGCATTACATCGACATAGCCATTCGAtagttaatattttacCATCAGAATCAGATAGCAGTATACAATTATTACAAGTTAGTGAAAGACCAAATGTTAAATATACAGACTTAGGAGGATTAGATACTCAAAAACAAGAAATGAGAGAGGCAGTTGAATTACCATTAAAAAGCCCagaattatatgaaaaaatcgGTATCGAACCACCTATGggtatattaatttatggACCCCCTGGTACAGGAAAAACTATGCTTGTTAAAGCCGTTGCCAATGAAACTAAAGTTACTTTTATAGGGGTTGTTGGATCAGAATTtgttcaaaaatatttaggAGAAGGACCAAGAATGGTAAGAGATGTTTTTAGATTAGCAAGAGAAAATTCACcatcaattatttttattgatgAAGTTGATGCAATTGCAACAAAAAGATTTGATGCACAAACAGGAGCAGATAGAGAAGTTCAAAGAATTTTATTAGAACTTTTAAATCAAATGGATGGATTTGATAAATCAACAAATGTTAAAGTTATTATGGCAACTAACAGAGCTGATACATTAGATCCAGCTTTATTAAGACCTGGCCGACTTGATCGAAAAATCGAATTCCCTTTACCTGatagaaaacaaaaaagatTAATTTTCCAAACTATTATTAGTAAAATGAATGTCAGTAGTGATgttaatattgaaaattttgttGTTAGAACTGATAAAATTAGTGCAGCAGATATTGCTGCAATAGCACAAGAATCTGGAATGCAAGctataagaaaaaatagatatattataactGCAAATGATTTTGAGCAAGGTTATAGAACTCACGTTAGGAAACAGTTACGAGATtatgaattttataatatatga